A region of Ornithodoros turicata isolate Travis chromosome 5, ASM3712646v1, whole genome shotgun sequence DNA encodes the following proteins:
- the LOC135395750 gene encoding uncharacterized protein K02A2.6-like, whose product MLNAGLTEEAGTADGEAEGDADILSIDLRSEFDHLFSGDLGLANNVVHKVHLKPNVTPVAAKLRRLPLTLRDKVSEELPNLETKGVIERVDVSMWISPTVVVQKPNETIRLCVDLRAPNQATVVDAYPLPCVEELLNSLAGARYFSKLDLTSAYHQVELSPESRSLTTFITHEGLFRFKRVGFGLASAPSVFQKLMANLLNGCKGVLVYLDDIVRAHRTRAP is encoded by the exons ATGCTTAATGCCGGGCTGACTGAAGAGGCCGGTACCGCTGACGGCGAAGCAGAAGGG GATGCAGACATACTGTCTATTGACCTGAGAAGCGAGTTTGACCACTTGTTCAGTGGAGACCTTGGTCTGGCGAATAATGTAGTGCACAAAGTGCACCTGAAGCCCAACGTGACGCCGGTTGCAGCAAAGTTAAGGCGACTGCCGTTGACTCTACGAGACAAAGTTTCCGAAGAACTGCCAAATTTGGAAACGAAGGGAGTCATTGAACGTGTCGATGTTTCCATGTGGATTTCACCGACAGTTGTCGTCCAAAAACCAAACGAAACTATTCGATTATGCGTAGACCTGCGGGCCCCGAATCAGGCTACCGTAGTCGATGCCTATCCACTTCCTTGCGTCGAGGAGTTGCTGAATTCTCTTGCAGGAGCTCGTTACTTTTCAAAGCTGGATCTCACATCAGCTTACCATCAAGTGGAGTTGAGCCCTGAAAGTCGAAGCCTCACAACTTTCATTACGCACGAAGGACTCTTCCGCTTCAAGCGAGTGGGTTTCGGGTTGGCTTCTGCACCATCAGTATTCCAGAAGCTAATGGCCAATCTCCTCAACGGATGCAAAGGCGTCCTTGTGTATCTTGACGACATCGTTCGTGCGCACAGAACGAGAGCACCGTAA
- the LOC135395751 gene encoding uncharacterized protein LOC135395751 — MRHITSETTKYQHLVESLPPSAAAEVRDILLAPAADKPYSVLRDALVKRLMSSQEHRLQQVLSSEELGDRRPTQFLRHLQFLLGDKASSIDPAILKELFLQRLPPHVRVSLAASGALPLSELAELADRVLDIAPPTVAAMPCNTQSDDSELGQLRQEVARLTELVSHLSQQRFPNRGASPSRRTPSPARRLQSPTRSRRTSPPASTYCWYHHTFRNRARRCQQPCTWPSGNGLGDH; from the coding sequence ATGCGACACATTACATCAGAAACCACCAAGTACCAGCACCTGGTTGAAAGTCTTCCCCCGTCCGCCGCCGCTGAGGTTCGGGACATTCTCCTCGCGCCGGCGGCAGACAAACCCTATTCAGTCCTCCGGGACGCTCTCGTTAAACGGCTCATGTCATCCCAGGAGCACCGTTTGCAGCAAGTGCTTTCCTCTGAGGAGCTCGGTGATCGTCGCCCCACTCAATTTCTCCGCCACCTGCAGTTCCTTCTTGGCGACAAGGCATCATCTATTGACCCTGCTATCCTCAAGGAACTTTTCCTCCAGAGACTCCCTCCCCATGTACGCGTGTCACTAGCAGCATCGGGCGCCCTGCCCCTCTCAGAGCTCGCAGAACTCGCCGACCGCGTCCTGGACATCGCCCCTCCCACCGTCGCCGCGATGCCCTGCAATACGCAATCTGATGATTCCGAACTCGGCCAGCTGCGCCAGGAAGTAGCGCGCCTCACCGAACTTGTCTCACACCTGTCGCAGCAGCGCTTCCCGAACCGCGGGGCAAGCCCCTCACGGCGCACACCTTCGCCGGCGCGTCGCTTGCAGTCCCCCACGCGCTCCCGCCGCACTTCACCACCGGCCTCCACCTACTGTTGGTACCATCACACATTCCGCAACCGCGCTCGTCGCTGCCAGCAGCCCTGTACTTGGCCGTCGGGAAACGGCCTGGGCGATCATTAA